The following is a genomic window from Devosia neptuniae.
GGCCATTTGCAGGCCAATCGATCGGGCCGCGCCAGATTCTGGCGCGGCTTTTTTCATGTCAAAGCCGGGAGGCCAAAATGCTGCTATTGCACCTTTCCGATGTCGACGAGGCGAGCTGGGCGGAAAAGCTGCGCGCGGCACTGGCGCCCTATCCCGTGGTGCGGCAAAGCGATGCCTTCGACCCCAAGGACATCCGCTATATCTTTGTGTGGAAGCCCAAGCCGGGGGCGTTTGACGGACTGACCAATCTCAAGGCCATTTTGTCGCTGGGCGCGGGCGTGGATGCACTGCTCAAGCATCCCAGGCTGCCAGATGTGCCGGTGGTGCGGTTTGTCGATGAGGACCTGAGCCAGCGCATGAGCGATTATGTGGTGGCCCATGTCACCATGCATCAACGGCTCTATAGTCGTTTTCGCGCGGCGCAACTGGCACGGCGCTGGGACCAGCTCTATCCGCCAGCTGCCTCGCAGACTGCCGTGGGCATAATGGGCATGGGCGTATTGGGGCAGGATGCAGTCAAAAGGCTCAAGCCGCAGGGCTTTACCCTGCGCAGCTGGAGCCGCACGCCCAAGGCCATCGAAGGTGTGGAGGGATTTGCCGGGACCGAGCAGTTCGATGCGTTCCTGGCGGGCACCGATATCCTAGTCAACCTGCTGCCGCTGACGCCCGAAACCACGGGCATTCTCAACTATGAGACCTTTGCCAAGCTGCGGCGTGGCGGACTCCATGGGGGGCCGGTGATCATTAACGCGGCGCGAGGCGGGCATCAGCGCGAGGCCGATATCGTGCGGGCGCTGGGCGATGGCACTTTGGGCGCGGCCAGCCTTGATGTGTTCGAGACCGAGCCGCTGCCGCAGGAAAACCCGCTCTGGGCAATCGAGAATTGCTACATTACTCCACATATTGCGGCTATTTCCAGCGAAACGGCCGGGGTGGCCTATTATGCCGGCATCATTGCCGCGCATGAGGCGGGCAAGCCATTGATCAATGTAGTGGATCGGACGCGCGGCTACTGACGCGATTGTTATCCACTGGATGGCCCGCGGCGGGTGGATTTGTTAAGCGCAACACGGTCTGTTGTCGTTCCGACATCGCACACAGCCAGGGGGCCGGATGAGCGACGCCACGCCGCAGCCGCAGAAGATCAAGTTCTATGACCGCCTGAAACTGGCGACCAAGCACCGGCTGGCCGAGCCGATACTGGGGCTGCTGTGCTTTCTTGAAGCCAGTATCTTGCCGATCTTTCCCGAGATCATGCTGGCCCCAATGATCATCGCCGACCGCAAGCGGGCGTGGCGGCTGGCGACGATCTGTACGGTGACCTCGGTGCTGGGCGGGTTGGCCGGCTATGCGGTAGGCTATTTCCTGTTCGATACGGTGGGGCGCGCCATTATCGCCTTTTATGGCGCCGGAGACGGCTTTGCCTCGCTGATGCAGAGCTTTAACGACAATGGCCCGCTGATGATCCTGATCGGCGCGATCTCGCCCATCCCCTACAAGGTGGTGACCATCACCAGCGGCGTGGCGGGGCTGGATCTGTGGACCTTCATTTTCTACGGGCTGGTCGGACGCGCCACGCGCTATTTCGTGCCCTGCGGGCTGTTCTACTTCTTTGGACCAGCTGCCAACCATTTCATCGAAAAGCACAAGGCGATTGCCGGCTGGGCCCTGGTGGCGCTGACCATTATCGGCTTTGCCGCGGCGCCACTGCTATTTCCGAAATCTGGCGTGGCCGAGGTGGAAAGCGTGGTGGAAGCAATCGATCATACGCTGGGGGATCTGACGCCGGAGGGCTAACGGATCCTATCGCTTGAGCTGCAGGCGCCAGTATTGGCCATTCAGGTCGGCGCCAAAGGAATGATGCGGCTCTTCGCGTTCGAGAATGAAGCCGGCCGCCTGGTAGATCTTGCGCGCGGCGGCGAGGCAGTCCTGGGTCCAGAGCAGGATGCTGGAATAGCCCGAGGCGCGGGAGAAGCGGATGGCTTCCTCGACGAGGCGCTTGCCGATGCCGTGGCCGCGGAAGGCGGGTTCGACATAAAGCATGCGCAACTGGGCGACCGCCGGATCAGCGGCTGAGGGCACGATAAAGAGCGAGCCGGCCACCTGCCCCGCCATTTCGGCGACCCAGAGCGATTTGGGTGGCGTGGCGGGTGCGGCTTCGTACTCGGCATAGATGCGGGCGATCAGGGTCTCGAACTCGCCATTCCAGCCTTGCTCGAGGTGATAGAGCAGGCCTTGGCGGTGGATCAGCCAACCCAGTTCCCCAACGCGGTGAGGGCGCAGGATGAGCGTCTCGGCAGGGTCGGGCTCAGCCAGGATAGTGTGGATGCGACGCATTGAATCCACCAAGTCGCGGCGGAGAAAATTGTCCAGCGGAGCGAGCAGTTCGGCGGCGGCGCCGTCACTCCATTCGTTGAGCTGACGATAGATGCGATCGCCATCGGCGGTCAGCGCCAGCGTGCTGGACCGGCGGTCATCGCTATGTGGCACCATGGCGAGCAGACCCTGATCGATCAGCCGCCAGACCAGCCGGCTCATCTGCCCGCGATCCATTCCCAGATCCGCAGCAAGGCCGGCGGACGTGGTTGATACCCGCTTGCCGATTTCATGGATCAGCCGTGCCTCGGCCAAGGGATGAGGGCTCTTGTGCATGCCCTCATTCAGCAGGCCGATAACGCCCGTATAGAAGCGATTAAACGCTCGGATGGTCGCGATCTGTTGGCTTTGGTCCGGCTGCTCAGCCATAGATTTGCTCCATGTCGATGAATGACATGGTCAAATAGTTCGTTGTCAAAGTCAACTAGTTTGCGGGATAGCGCTGCTTGAGCACACCATAGACGGCGCGGATGCCATGGTCGGTGCCGCCTTGGGGACGACCGGGGCGGACTTCGGGGGCCCAGGCCATGATATCGAGATGCACCCAGGCCTTGGCCTTGCTGACGAAGCGCCGCATGAACAGGGCGGCGGTGATAGAGCCGGCAAAGCCGCCGCTGCCGGCATTGTTCACATCGGCGATCTTGGACGACATCATGCCGTCATAGGGGGACCAGAGCGGCATCTGCCAGAACGGATCATCGGCGAGCAGGCCCGCGGCCATCAGGTCGCGCGCCAAGGCGTCATCGGTGGAATAGAGCGCGGGCAGATCAGGGCCGAGCGCCACGCGGGCAGCGCCGGTCAGGGTGGCCATATCGATGAGGAGGTCCGGGCTTTCCTCGTCAGCCAGGGCCAGCGCATCGGCCAGGATCAGGCGCCCTTCGGCATCGGTATTGCCGATTTCGACGGTGAGACCCTTGCGGGAGGTGAGCACATCACCGGGGCGGAAGGCATTGCCGGCAATGGCATTCTCGACAATGGGAATGAGCACGCGTAGGCGCACCGCAAGGCCAGCCGAGACGATGGTATGGGCTAGGCCCAGTACATTAGCAGCGCCGCCCATGTCTTTTTTCATCAGCAGCATGCCGCTGGCGGATTTGATGTCGAGCCCACCCGTATCGAAAGTGACGCCCTTGCCTACCAGGGTTACCTTGGGATCGGTGTCGCGGCCCCAACTCAGATCGAGCAGGCGGGGTGCCTGGGGCGCGGCGCGACCCACGGCGTGGATCATCGGGAAATTAGCGGCGAGCAGGTCATCGCCGACAACGGACGAAACGCTCATGCCGCGGGTGATGGCGAAGTCGCGGATGGCGGCTTCGAAGGCCTCGGGACCAAGATCGTTGGCGGGCGTATTGACCAGATCGCGGGCGAGCGTGGCGGCCTCGACGAGACGGTCGATCTCAGCCGTGTCGGCGCCATCAGGCGGGGTGAGATGCGGGGCGGGTTCGGCCTTGCGGTACCGGGCGAAGCGATAGGCGCCGAGACGAAAGCCGACTACGGCCAGGACCGGGTCGCCAAAGGCGCCTTCGAGTTGATAGTCGCCGGCCGGCAGCGTTGCGCCGGCCAGGCCCATGACCAGCGCAGAGCGGCTGGCGGGCTCGCCAATGCCGAACAGATAGCCAGTCACCGCGCCATCGTCGCCTGGCAGCGCCAGCAGGCGCCCGCGCTGGCCGGAAAAGCCGTTGGCCATTGCCCAGGCAGTCCGTGCCGGCGGGAGGTCCGCCGCAGCGAGTTGCCCCTCTTCAATGACGATGATGGGCAGGGATTGGGCGTGCGACATGGCGGGCTCCGGCAGGGATTTTCCGGTGCATTTGTAGCGGGCGGGCATGGCGGCCACAACGGCGGAAATGCCGCTTTAACGGGCTGTTAGGGTTAATGATTTATTGATTGAGGCGGGCGAGGCTGCCCGAGGAGTGCCTAGCGTGTTGTCGTCATTGTCCCCCTTGTTCAAGCCCTTGCGCATCGTGCTGCTTGCTGGCGCGGCCATGGTGGCAATTTCGGCCTGCGCCGCTACGAGGCCTCCCACGTCGGCGCTGGGCTATGCAGCGGGGCAGCCGCAATTGGGCATTGCCGAACTGACGACGCGTTACCGCGCCAATCCCAAGGACAAGGGCACAATCATCACCTACTCCGCCGCCTTGCGCGCTGCGGGGCAGAGCGGACAGGCCGTGGCGGTACTCGAACAGGGCGTCGGCACTTATCCCAATGACCCCGATATCGCCGTGGCCTATGCCAAGGCACTGACGGCGGACGGGCGGTTCGAGCAATCGCTGGGCGTGCTCGATCGCGTCATCCGGCCGGATGCGCCGGACTGGAATGCGCTCCTGGTCAAGGGGGCGGCAATGGACCAATTGGGGCGCAATGCCGAGGCGCGGCAAGTTTATGGCCAAGCCCTGGTCATGGCGCCGGGCGAAGCCTCAATCGAGGCCAATCTTGGCCTCTCCTATGCCATGACCAACGAACTCGGCGCGGCCGAACAGCATTTGCGCCGGGCGGTGCAGATGCCGGGCGCGACCAGCAAGATACGGCAGAACCTGGCACTGATCGTGGGCCTGCAAGGCCGGTTCGATGAGGCGCGCAAGCTCTATGCGGCTGAGTTGCCGCCCGACCAGGTCGAGAGCAACATGGCCTATGTGCGCTCGATGCTGACCCAGCAGAACCGTTGGGATGCGGTTGCGAAGAGTTAGGCCTAGCGCTTGACCAGACCTGTCGCTCCTTCACCCCTTCAGTGAGCGGACAAGATGAGCCCGACCTTTTCAGTCGGCTAACCCATACCGCCGCTTGCTGCGCCGCCAGGTCCAAAAATCTTGATCGCGGCCGGGGCCAGGATGACGATGAACAGCACCGGCAGGAAGAACAGGATCAGCGGTACGGTCAGCTTGGGCGGCAGGGAAGCGGCTTTCTTTTCGGCTTCCATCATGCGTGCTTCGCGACCTTCCTCGGCCATGACGCGCAACGCCTGGCCGACGGAGGTGCCGTAGCGGTCGGCCTGGATCAGCGCGGTCATCACCGAGCGCACATTATCGAGCCCGATGCGGCGGCCCAGATTGTCATAGGCGCGGGTGCGGTCTTCGAGGAAGGACAGCTCGGCCGTGGTCAGGGTCAGCTCTTCGGCCAGTTCGGCGCTTTGCTGGCCGATCTCCCGCGCGACGCGCTTGAAGGCGTGTTCCATCGACATGCCGGCCTCAACGCAGAGCAGCAGCAGATCGAGGCAATCGGGCCAGGCGCGGCGGATGGAGAATTGGCGTTTGCTCGTCGTGTTCTTGAGCAAAAGAATAGGCAGATAGGAGCCGACAATGCCCGCCCCGATCGAATAGACCAGGTTGAGATAAAGCGGGCGGCCGCCGGGTGCGAGCACCATCAGATAGAGCGCGGCGAACAGGAAGATACCGAGCGGCGTGGCAAGGCGCATGAACAGGAACGTGGTCAAATGTCCCTGCCCGCGGAAACCGGCCATGGCGAGCTTGTCGACGGTAGCATCGTCCTGAAATGCTTTTTTCAGGTCGAACCGCTCGACCACTTTTTTCATGTAGGACTTGGTTTCGCCGGCCCGCCTGATGGAGCCGCGCCCTTCCCCGCCATTGGAGGCAAGACCCCGCAACCGGGCCATTTCCTCCGCGCGCATCTTGTCGCGCTCCAGCGCCACCCGGCGAATGCGCGTCTTCATTTCCGATCTGACGATGAAGGACGAGCCGAAGGTATAGACGATGGCGGCGGCGGAGATGGCCGCCAGAATGGCGATGAGCGATTCCCGCTGGGTCAGCATTTCGACGATGTTCATGACATGCTCCCCGCGCCTAGAAGTCGAATTTGACCATGCGTTTCATGACGAAAATGCCTGCGGAGAGCATGATCGCGCCGATGCCCAGCCAGATATGGCCCAGCGACGTGGTGACCAGCGGCTCGAGATAGCGGGGCGACACCACGCTGACGAGAATGCCCACCACGAAAGGCAGAGAACCGATAATGCCGGCCGAGGCCTTGGCCTCGGACGACATGGCCTTGACCTTCTGTTTCATCTTCTTGCGGTTGCGCAGCACGCGCGCCAGATTGCCCAGGGCTTCGCTGAGATTGCCGCCGGCCTGCTGCTGCACGGTGATGACCACGACGAAGAAATTGACCTCTGGCAGTGGCACCCGGTCGAGCAGCACCTGGACTGCTTCGGTCATAGACATGCCGAAGGCCTGCTGATCGAGCACCCGGGCGAATTCGGATTTCACCGGGTCCTTGGCATCCTTGGCAACGACGCGGATGGAATCGTTGAGCGGCAAGCCGGTCTTGACGCCCCGCACAATGGCTTCAACGGCATTGGGCAGTTCGTCGAGGAACTGATCCTGATATTTGCGACGCTTGCGGCCGACATAGAAGCGCGGCAGCAGATAGGCGGCGGCAAGCGCGAAAATGGCGGCGAAATAGAACGGCACCTGCACCAGCACCAAAAGAACGAACAGCACCACACCAAGGATAATGCTGTTGCGGATGAAGGCGGCAGGTTTGATGGTCATGCCGGCCTGGAACAGCAATTGAGGCAGCGTGAGACGCTTCTTGGCGTTGAGCGCGTCAGTCTGGGTCTTGAGCGCTTGCTGCACACTCTTGCGGCGCTGATCGCGGCTGCGCGCCGCGTCCACCTCCAGGCGATTGACCCGCAGGTCGCCCTGAAACGCCTTGCGCCGCTTGTCCGCAGTGCTGTCGCCCAGCGCCGAAGGGACGAGGGCAAAGCCGGCGGCGCCAACGGCAACCATGGCCAGGATGATGAGCAGCAGCGTGGTCATGAATCCAGCAGCTCACGCTGTTCGATATTGGAGCGCTCGAGCGCTTCGACGAGATTGGCTTCCTCGTTGAAATAGCGGGCGCGTTCGGCAAATTGCGGCTTGGTGATGCCGGTCGAGCGATGGCGGCCCATCAGCATGCCAGACTGGTCTTCGCCCATGATGTCGTAGAGGAAGATATCCTGGGTGACGATGACATCGCCTTCCATGCCCAGCACTTCGGTGATGTGGGTGATGCGGCGCGAGCCGTCGCGCAGGCGGGCGGCCTGGACCACGACATCGATGGACGAGGTGATCATTTCGCGGATGGTGCGGCTGGGCAAGGAATAGCCGCCCATGGTGATCATGGATTCAAGGCGGGACAGGGCCTCGCGCGGACTGTTGGCGTGCAGCGTACCCATGGAGCCGTCATGGCCCGTGTTCATGGCCTGCAGCAGATCGAAGCTTTCGGGGCCACGGACTTCGCCGACGATGATGCGTTCGGGCCGCATACGCAGGCAATTCTTGATGAGATCGCGCATGGTGATCTCGCCTTCGCCCTCAAGATTGGGCGGGCGGGTTTCCAACCGCACCACATGGGGCTGCTGCAATTGGAGTTCGGCGGAGTCTTCGCAGGTGATGACCCGCTCGTCTTTTTCGATGAAGGCGGTGAGGCAGTTGAGCAAGGTGGTCTTGCCCGAACCGGTACCGCCCGAGATCAAGACATTGGCCCGAACCCGGCCCAGAATGCGCAGCACTTCAGCGCCTTCGGGGGAGAT
Proteins encoded in this region:
- a CDS encoding 2-hydroxyacid dehydrogenase translates to MLLLHLSDVDEASWAEKLRAALAPYPVVRQSDAFDPKDIRYIFVWKPKPGAFDGLTNLKAILSLGAGVDALLKHPRLPDVPVVRFVDEDLSQRMSDYVVAHVTMHQRLYSRFRAAQLARRWDQLYPPAASQTAVGIMGMGVLGQDAVKRLKPQGFTLRSWSRTPKAIEGVEGFAGTEQFDAFLAGTDILVNLLPLTPETTGILNYETFAKLRRGGLHGGPVIINAARGGHQREADIVRALGDGTLGAASLDVFETEPLPQENPLWAIENCYITPHIAAISSETAGVAYYAGIIAAHEAGKPLINVVDRTRGY
- a CDS encoding YqaA family protein, with translation MSDATPQPQKIKFYDRLKLATKHRLAEPILGLLCFLEASILPIFPEIMLAPMIIADRKRAWRLATICTVTSVLGGLAGYAVGYFLFDTVGRAIIAFYGAGDGFASLMQSFNDNGPLMILIGAISPIPYKVVTITSGVAGLDLWTFIFYGLVGRATRYFVPCGLFYFFGPAANHFIEKHKAIAGWALVALTIIGFAAAPLLFPKSGVAEVESVVEAIDHTLGDLTPEG
- a CDS encoding bifunctional helix-turn-helix transcriptional regulator/GNAT family N-acetyltransferase; its protein translation is MAEQPDQSQQIATIRAFNRFYTGVIGLLNEGMHKSPHPLAEARLIHEIGKRVSTTSAGLAADLGMDRGQMSRLVWRLIDQGLLAMVPHSDDRRSSTLALTADGDRIYRQLNEWSDGAAAELLAPLDNFLRRDLVDSMRRIHTILAEPDPAETLILRPHRVGELGWLIHRQGLLYHLEQGWNGEFETLIARIYAEYEAAPATPPKSLWVAEMAGQVAGSLFIVPSAADPAVAQLRMLYVEPAFRGHGIGKRLVEEAIRFSRASGYSSILLWTQDCLAAARKIYQAAGFILEREEPHHSFGADLNGQYWRLQLKR
- a CDS encoding leucyl aminopeptidase family protein, translating into MSHAQSLPIIVIEEGQLAAADLPPARTAWAMANGFSGQRGRLLALPGDDGAVTGYLFGIGEPASRSALVMGLAGATLPAGDYQLEGAFGDPVLAVVGFRLGAYRFARYRKAEPAPHLTPPDGADTAEIDRLVEAATLARDLVNTPANDLGPEAFEAAIRDFAITRGMSVSSVVGDDLLAANFPMIHAVGRAAPQAPRLLDLSWGRDTDPKVTLVGKGVTFDTGGLDIKSASGMLLMKKDMGGAANVLGLAHTIVSAGLAVRLRVLIPIVENAIAGNAFRPGDVLTSRKGLTVEIGNTDAEGRLILADALALADEESPDLLIDMATLTGAARVALGPDLPALYSTDDALARDLMAAGLLADDPFWQMPLWSPYDGMMSSKIADVNNAGSGGFAGSITAALFMRRFVSKAKAWVHLDIMAWAPEVRPGRPQGGTDHGIRAVYGVLKQRYPAN
- a CDS encoding tetratricopeptide repeat protein, whose protein sequence is MSSLSPLFKPLRIVLLAGAAMVAISACAATRPPTSALGYAAGQPQLGIAELTTRYRANPKDKGTIITYSAALRAAGQSGQAVAVLEQGVGTYPNDPDIAVAYAKALTADGRFEQSLGVLDRVIRPDAPDWNALLVKGAAMDQLGRNAEARQVYGQALVMAPGEASIEANLGLSYAMTNELGAAEQHLRRAVQMPGATSKIRQNLALIVGLQGRFDEARKLYAAELPPDQVESNMAYVRSMLTQQNRWDAVAKS
- a CDS encoding type II secretion system F family protein — protein: MNIVEMLTQRESLIAILAAISAAAIVYTFGSSFIVRSEMKTRIRRVALERDKMRAEEMARLRGLASNGGEGRGSIRRAGETKSYMKKVVERFDLKKAFQDDATVDKLAMAGFRGQGHLTTFLFMRLATPLGIFLFAALYLMVLAPGGRPLYLNLVYSIGAGIVGSYLPILLLKNTTSKRQFSIRRAWPDCLDLLLLCVEAGMSMEHAFKRVAREIGQQSAELAEELTLTTAELSFLEDRTRAYDNLGRRIGLDNVRSVMTALIQADRYGTSVGQALRVMAEEGREARMMEAEKKAASLPPKLTVPLILFFLPVLFIVILAPAAIKIFGPGGAASGGMG
- a CDS encoding type II secretion system F family protein, with product MTTLLLIILAMVAVGAAGFALVPSALGDSTADKRRKAFQGDLRVNRLEVDAARSRDQRRKSVQQALKTQTDALNAKKRLTLPQLLFQAGMTIKPAAFIRNSIILGVVLFVLLVLVQVPFYFAAIFALAAAYLLPRFYVGRKRRKYQDQFLDELPNAVEAIVRGVKTGLPLNDSIRVVAKDAKDPVKSEFARVLDQQAFGMSMTEAVQVLLDRVPLPEVNFFVVVITVQQQAGGNLSEALGNLARVLRNRKKMKQKVKAMSSEAKASAGIIGSLPFVVGILVSVVSPRYLEPLVTTSLGHIWLGIGAIMLSAGIFVMKRMVKFDF
- a CDS encoding CpaF family protein; this translates as MFGKRTTFGGNTPGLAETRPAPAMPLRAETPAPRRGVDSDAMSARMRTSEEVVDVRTPIDTQRDKDYFQTKSAIFSALIDSIDLSQLATMDQDAAREEIRDIVAEIIALKSIIMSIAEQEDLLEDICNDVLGYGPLEPLLARDDIADIMVNGSQRCYIEVGGRVKLTNVRFRDDAHLMNVCQRIVSQVGRRVDESSPICDARLPDGSRVNVIAPPLAIDGAALTIRKFKKDKLTLPQLVKYGSISPEGAEVLRILGRVRANVLISGGTGSGKTTLLNCLTAFIEKDERVITCEDSAELQLQQPHVVRLETRPPNLEGEGEITMRDLIKNCLRMRPERIIVGEVRGPESFDLLQAMNTGHDGSMGTLHANSPREALSRLESMITMGGYSLPSRTIREMITSSIDVVVQAARLRDGSRRITHITEVLGMEGDVIVTQDIFLYDIMGEDQSGMLMGRHRSTGITKPQFAERARYFNEEANLVEALERSNIEQRELLDS